A single Pseudomonas sp. HN11 DNA region contains:
- a CDS encoding ketoacyl-ACP synthase III translates to MIGIKSIASYVPADGIDNYAQGAKFAKDEEFIIGKIGSAFLPRKDAAQETSDLCVEAVNALFANNPDLKRESIDALIVVTQNGDEEGLPHTAAIVQDKLGLPTHVAAFDISLGCSGYVYGIYAMKGFMEAAGLKNGLLITADPYSKIVDPEDRNTTMLFGDAATATWMGEDASWLLGKSKFGTDGSGAPHLKVSDGVFFMNGRQVFNFALLKVPAHLHELLNESELKADEIDAFCIHQGSAAIVDAVARRFEDAPVDKFIKDMVETGNTVSSSIPLLLEKHVMDATWKRVAISGFGVGLSWGSAILYRP, encoded by the coding sequence ATGATTGGCATAAAAAGCATCGCCAGTTACGTGCCGGCAGACGGGATCGATAACTACGCCCAGGGTGCCAAATTCGCCAAGGATGAAGAATTCATCATTGGCAAGATCGGTTCGGCGTTCCTGCCGCGCAAGGATGCCGCGCAGGAAACCTCCGATCTGTGTGTCGAGGCGGTCAACGCTTTGTTTGCCAATAACCCGGATTTGAAGCGCGAGTCCATCGATGCGCTGATCGTCGTCACCCAGAACGGTGATGAAGAAGGCCTGCCGCACACGGCGGCCATTGTCCAGGACAAGCTCGGCCTGCCCACCCACGTCGCGGCTTTTGATATTTCCCTGGGCTGCTCCGGCTACGTCTACGGCATCTACGCGATGAAGGGCTTCATGGAAGCCGCCGGCCTGAAAAACGGCCTGCTGATCACTGCCGACCCGTATTCGAAGATCGTCGACCCGGAAGATCGCAACACCACCATGCTGTTCGGCGATGCCGCCACCGCCACCTGGATGGGCGAAGACGCGTCGTGGTTGCTGGGCAAATCCAAATTCGGCACCGACGGTTCCGGCGCGCCGCACCTGAAGGTCAGCGATGGCGTGTTCTTCATGAACGGTCGCCAGGTCTTCAACTTCGCCTTGCTCAAGGTGCCGGCACACTTGCATGAGCTGCTCAACGAGTCGGAGCTCAAGGCGGACGAGATCGATGCCTTCTGCATTCACCAGGGCAGTGCGGCGATTGTCGACGCCGTGGCGCGTCGATTTGAAGATGCGCCGGTGGACAAGTTCATCAAGGACATGGTCGAGACCGGCAACACCGTGTCGTCGAGCATTCCCTTGCTGCTGGAAAAGCACGTGATGGACGCCACCTGGAAACGGGTGGCTATCAGCGGTTTTGGTGTGGGCCTGTCGTGGGGCTCGGCGATTCTCTATCGCCCTTGA